AATAACCGCTAGTTACACCGTCTTCTTTTTCCCTTAATGCAGTTTGAGCAGTGTATTTATCTGCATCAGGTTTAACAACCTTCCAAAGATAATCTTCCAACCAGTTATATTTTTCTAATGCAACACCCATATTCATTACTTCAATTGAATCAGAAATTGAGTTGTTAGTAAAAATGTTGCTCTGATCGACTTGTAAAAATGAGCCTGACCTGTTTTTTTCTTCAGAGTCCACACCAACTTTCAATAAATCTTTTTTTGTCTGATTATTCAAATCATCCAAATCGTCAATCATATCTAAAGCGTTAACAGTTTCATTAGTGAAATTTTCAATAGTGATATCTGCTCCAAGAGCTGCTTTTTTATTTACTGCCCTTTCAGCATCTTCATAAACATTGCGCACATTCAACACATCCATTAAAACCATTTTTTCTAATATCTTCAAGAATTTCGTTAGGATTTCCAGAACAGGAAATTATCCCATCTATTAAAACATGCGCCTTATCTGCACTAACGAAATTTAAAATATAACCTAAATGAGTAATTAAAAGTCCACTTCTTTTTCTCATACGTTGTGGTTTATCTTTATCTAATAAAGTTCCGATTTCTGAAGCCAATAACTCCACATTCTCAATATCCACACCGGAATCCGGTTCATCAAACATGGTAAAGTCAGGCATTTGAGCAAGCAACTGTAAAATTTCAGAACGTTTTACTTCACCACCGGAAAATCCTAAATTAACATCTCTGCTTAAAAATTTATCATTAAACTTGAGCTGATCAGCGTATTTTCTCATTCTTGGATTCAAATCCTCTTTAACATCCTGATTAGATATAATTTTCAATAAATCTCCAACAGAAACCCCTCTGATAGATGGAGGAGTCTGAAAACTAACACCAATACCTAATTTAACTCTTTCAGCAGTGGTTAATTCGGTTATGTCCTGACCTTTAAATTTAATAGAACCTTCAACAACATCATATTGCGGAAAACCTAAAATAGTTAAGAACAGTGTACTTTTACCGGCCCCATTTGGACCTAAAAGAACATGAGTTTCGCCTTCGGGGATAGAAAGATTAACTCCTTTTAAAACTCTATTCCCAGCTACTTCAACAGCCAAATTTTCTATTTCAAGTAACATATAATCACCTTCAGTAAACAAAATTATTTCCTTTATAACAATATAAGTTTAATTTATTATATATAAATAGTTAACACATGACATATAATAGTACATCGAAAAAAGAAAAATAAGAATAAAAATAAAAAAAGAATAACTGAAATTATTCAGTTACAATAATAAATTCACCAACTTTTTCAACTTTAGCGAAAGGAACTAACAATATATCACCATTTCTTTTAGCTCCTTTAACATGAATATTACGGTCACTTTCAACTCTGATTGCAATATCCACGATTTTACCAGTTTTTTCATTAATAATCAATTCATCAAGAACACCAAGAATACGGGCATTGTTAGTAGCCACCTGATAGTTTTTGATTTCACTCCATAATTTTTCTTCTCTTCTAGGAATTTGTTTATTTTCCATCAAATCACCTGATAAAAATTAAATTCAAATATATAAATATATAATTTCATTATATTTAAATATAATATTCATTGTATAATTTTTCAGCTATTTTACCATCAAACAGAGTATTAATATTTAACGCCAATTCTACTTTTGAAAGAACAATTTGATTTTCGTCCTGAATTGTATTAACGCTTCTCAGCACATTTAAACCAGATGGAACATTGCCGTCAAACTCATAAGAATAATCAAGACCCAAATTTTCAAAAATTTCAACAGGAACTAAAACCGATAAAGCATCTTTATCAGAATTCAAATAGTAATCCAAAACATAATCAATAGTCTCAGCAGAAATGAATGGCAAATCAGCATTAATAAAAAGCAAAATGTCTTTTTTGGATTTCTTTTCAAAAAAATCTAAAATATAGGACAAATCCGTGAGATAATCTTTGCCTGACGTATCTAAAATTTGAAAATCACCATTTAAGGATTCCAAATAATCCGAAGTTTTGGGAGTATTTGGACTAACAGAAATAACTACTTTATCGATTAATTTAGAATCACTTAAATTGTCGAGCACGTATTTAATCAAAGGTTTATCATGTAATTTGAAAAGAGGTTTTTCGCAGGAAACATCAAGTCTAGTTCCCCTACCTCCAGCCATCAAAATTGCATAAATCATGACAAACCACATTAATTTAAGCGAATTTACCGCCAGCCATTTTCATACGGTCTTTAAGAATGCATCTGGAACCCTGTTTACCGCCAATAGGAACTTTTGGAGTGCCCATTGAATTCATACAACGAGCCATGATTGCAGAACCTAAAGCAAGACCGTCTTCAACAAAAACAACATTTTCAAATTTATCCTGAACAGCCTCTAAAATAAGTTGAGGTTTGCGTCCGGTAATACCTGCCCTTCCGGTAATTCCCAATGCAGAACCTGGAATAATAACATTTTCTTCAAATGCAACATCCAATAATCTTGAAACAATATTGGCACTTACATAATCCAAAGTGGAAAGTAAAGTTGGAAGACCATCCTCATCATAAAACTGCGCACCCAATTCTGTTAACTCATCTAACTTATCTCCATTAACTCCAACATCACATCCAATTAACACTGTACCTGCTTTTTCTGCAGCTTCTGAATTTAATGGAACGGTTCCGAACCTGTCAACACCTTTAGGAACTTTAGAAATATTAATCAATTTATGCGCTTCCAATGCATTAGCTTGAGCTTTTTTATGTTTGGCTTTTTTGATAGCTTTATCTGAATATAAATCTAAGGCAGCACCGTTTTTCTTATCAATCAGACCTGTTCCCTTAGCTATTGAATCACTAACAACACCTGCCAAACCTAAGAAATTACCAATAGTTTTAGCATAAGGTTCATTATCATTAACAATACGTCCTGCCAATGTGGAACCAAAATCAAGGGAAACACAAGGATTTCTATAATCCACATCAGTCCATTTAGCTCCCAATTTAATACCTGCAGTAACCAATTCCCCTTCCATTTCATTTGCAACAGCTTCTTTACCTTCTGGAGGAACTACACTTACAACAGCCCCATCAAACAGAATATTTTCCAGAAGAGAATGCTTTTGAAGTCTTTCAGGAAGCTGTGAAATACTCATTGCAGGTGACATTTTACGAGGAGGAATATCCGCTTCAAGACATCCATCAGCTAAAGCAATGATAAGCTGACCTGCTTCTTCGGCAGTAGCAAAACCTGCAGTAACACCAGTTGATCTTACAACAAAATCCAAATCTTCATCTTTATCAACATTACATTTTCTTAAAGATTCTAAAACAGTATCCTTAACTAATTCTGTTACAGCTTCTTTAGAAAGTTCAATACCCCAAACAGTTTTACCAAATACTTCTTCTGAAGGCTTAGGCGGTCTGATATCCCTTGTCATTTTAACCGTTTTATTAAGCAAATAAGATTCGCTGGTATTTAAATTTGTTGCCATGACAATACATTTAGTGGTAGTGTTACCTAATTCAACAGAAGCAGTGACATAAAAAGTATCAGGTTTTTTAACAGTGCCCGGACTTGCAGGACCTGCGAGCTGAGCAGTTAATGTGCCTAAATTACCCTCTCTTGACTTAGCAATAACAGGTTTAGGACCTTTGTTAAAAATTTTACTTAAAAAAGACATTTTATAACCTCAATAATAATTAAGTAATAATATCTTTTTATAATAATATAAATTTTTTTAAAATAAGTTAGAATAAAAGTTTATTTTTTAAAAAAAATGTTCTCAAAAATAGTTAGAATAATAAAAAAATAGAAAAATGGATTAGATGAAATTAATCATCTAATCAGACCCTTTTAGTTCTATAATAAATTGTTAATAGGGTGTTCTTCGATAGGTTCAGTACCAATTTCTTTTGCTGCTTCAGCAATCATGATGTCTGCCATACCACAAGCAGGGAAAGCAAGTCTTGAGTTTTCAATTGGTCCGAAAAGTACGAAGTCTCCACCAGCCATTTGTTGAACAATGTTAGAACCGATATCACAAACAGGCCATGCTTCTTTGTGATCTTTTTTGTATGCTCTTAACCAGTCCCATGCAGATGGAACGTTGTGAATACCAGATCCTACTGGGTAACCCCATTTGGATTTAACAGCAAAGGAAGTTCTTACAGCAGGTCCTGCACCTTGACCTAATGGAGTAACTGCTACATCCATGAACGGTTTAGTAATTCCACATTCATCAGCCATTTCGAGAATACCTTGGTCGATTACATCTCCACCATTTTCCCAAATTTCGATTTTACCAGCTACACCAGGTTTCATTGGGTTGAAACCTAAGAGAATAGATGCATCAATGTCGGAGTTTTTAACAGCTTCAATTTCAGCAGGTTCTGCTGCCATACTTAAAGAGTTGTAAACAGCTCTTTCAGTTAATCCAACTTCTTGCACATATTCTACACCTGCAATTTTAGCAGCAGCCGCAGTTGAATCTATAAGGAAAGGTTTGTCACAGATGTCACCAACAAATTCTAAGTATTTTACCATAGCTTCTGGAGTAGCACCGAATGTTTGTACAACACAAGGGTTTCCAGTTACATCGGACATTTCTTCCATTACTTTAATTCTATCTTCAGCAGCATCTTTATCAAAGATACCAGCTTTTTCATCACTAATAATATTGTGTCCACCGTAGAAAATAGTTCCTGCTAAAACTGTAGGGTATTCACCTGGTTGGCCCCCCATTTTCATACCAGCAATATCAACTACGAGTTGTTCTTTATCAAATCTAAACATAAGTATAATCCTCCTATAATAAGGTAGATAACATTGCAGCTACGCCAAATTTAATAGCTACAACCAAAATAATTAATCCAAGTATAATACCGTATAAAATACCAACATCCCTACCGGTTTGCTGGCCTAAACGTTGATAGTATTCCCCAACAGTGAAATCAACTTTTTCTTCTGCATCATCTAATTTAGCAACGACACTATTGAATTCCTCTGAGGTAACCATTACTTGAGGTATTGAATTTTCTTCACTCATAATAACACCTCTATAATCCTGCTGCTTTTGCAATGAAAGGAATAATTACGATTAAAAGTAATGCTATGCAAGTACCGATAGCAAATCCTTTAAATCTGGTTGCGAGTAAACCAGCGAATAATTTACCTTCTCTTGCAAGGAGTTTTGAACTGTATTCAGCATCATCAGCTGCAGTTTTCATTCCGCCTATATTTGGTTTATTTGAAATTTGTACCATAATTAATCCTCCTTAGAACATCAAGAATAAAACTCCAATGATTAAAGTAAAAGCCAACCCGATCATTATACCTTGAACTTTACCAGCATAATTACCAGCCATATTTCTTTGAATAGCTCCAACCATATCAATTTTGGTGTTGATATCTCTGATTCTTGCTTCGATGAGACCAGTTTCAGCGGAAACAACTCTAATTGCTTCTCCTTCATCTTCATCCCCGTCGTCATCGTCAACAGAAATAATCATAGCTTCTTCTTCAAAAGCACCTGGATCTTTTTCTACACATTCATTAATTTTTGATTGAATTGCTCCGATATCTTCAGTGTCGATTAAATCGATGATTTCTAATTGTTGTTGGAATCTTTCAACACCCTCGAGTGGAACATTTTCTACGAAAGGAATAGCACCGGTTGCTCCGATGATTTTCTTTTTATCAGGGTCAGCACCGTTTTCATATAAAGCCTGGAAACTTTGACCAGTGATGTGACCTTGCACTTCAGCACCAGCTAATATTAAGAAACGAATATTAGGATTTGAAATAATATTTGCAACAACTTTTTCTATTCCTAAGTTTTCTGTTTTACATGGACCTGCAATAGCTGCTCCAGAAAGGTCAGCTTCAATGTGAGAAGCCAATGTTGTTACTGCAACAGGACTTTCAGGATCACCTACAATGTAATCCCCACTAATAACCGGCCAGCCATCTGCAGGAGCTTTTTTATCAGCCATCTATAAAACCCCCATTGCGGTTAAGATTGGTAATGCAGCAAATATAATGAATGATGCTAATAAGAAACCATACACAATGTTTGTAAGTAATCCGGCAACGACAAAAGAACCTTCCCTTCCAGGGTAAGATCCCACAGGACTTGTGTAAGGGTCTAAAGAAGCCATTAATTCATCAGCAGCCAATTCGACTTTTGCCACTTGTTCGTTTACTTCATCCATAGATAGGAGAACAACTCCTGAACCTAAAGATGATCCGATAACCCCAGTTATAGGGTCATATGCGAAATTCATTTCAGGTACGACTTGTACCATAGGTAACATTTGAGCCATATTTTATTCCTCCAAATCTAATTTTCAACTTTAGGCCATAATCCAGCCCATTTGGTTGATGCTGCGTCATTCATTGAAGCTAATACAAATGCTCTAAATGAAATAATCCAACCTATTAAACCAACGATGAATACAACAAACCAACCTAATCCACCAGTAGTGATAGACATAAGACCAGTAACAGTCATTGCTAAAAATGCAGTGGATACTGCACATTTAAGAGTTCTTACTTGATCTTCGTTAGGTCCTAAACATGCGTTGAATGGGTGTTGGATAGCCATAGTACACATAATAAATAATACAGCAATAAAACCAGTTGCAACAACATTTTCATAAATAGCAGCCATTTCGTAACTACCAGTAATTGCAGCAGAGAAACCTAAAACAGATAAAGCAGCAGCACCAGCAATTTCAATGGTACACTGAAGCATAATAGGGATTTTCATACCTACAATTTTAGTAGCAATAATAGCAATAATAGCACCAATAATAACAGCAACTAATAAAGTTGCGATAGGTCCGATTAAAGCAATGTTTAAAATAGTAGCTAAACTAATACCTGCAAGAGCTGCAATAACCCCAACAGATAAAGACATATAACCGATAGATGGCACACCAGTACCTAAACCGTAACTTGCTACTCTACGAATAGCATCTGCTCCCCAGACGATAGCACATACAGCACCAAGACCACCAAATAATGATCCGAGAACATCACCTAAGAAACCGGTTAAATAAATACCGAGTAATCCACCAACAACACCTAAAATTAATAAATGCACTGAGCTAACTGCACCTGCAGCTGCACCATCTGCACTTCCACCAGCAGACATTTAGATACCTCCAGTTAAAATAATACAAAAGATTGCTACAACGATAGATGCGATTGCACATGCAAGAGCACCAGTTCCAATTCTTTTGAATTTCGGATCGTGCATACCTTCAATAGTACCTCCGATGTTATAGGAAGCAATTACCGCGTTGATGAAGAAAACACCTACACCAATAATAGCTGCTAAACCGACACTGATAGCAGGGTCAGTTACGAAAGTACTTTCAGTAATAGCAGTGTTGATACCATAGTATACTAATCCACCACCAAAACCACCAAGAAGTCCACCAATAAGACCACTTATGAATGAAGTAACTGGTACACCGTGACCTTCAGTACCAGGGGTTTTGTATGCTTCTTGATTACGTTTAGTAATCCAGTCAACAGGCACTTTGGATGCTGCAGGAACTACACCTACACCAAATATGTAGATTAAGTTAGCAATGAACATGGTAATACCCATCATAATCATAGCACCTATTGCTCCACCAATACCAATTATATAGAATGGTTGACCGGTCATAGTTGCAGCAGTAATAAGACCTGTCAAACCTGCACCAGCAGCTAACATAGCAGTACCGGTACCTACACCAGTAGCTGTAGCCATAGCTGCAGGAGCTCCTCCTACAGGAATAAAGTGCACACCTGCACCAATCATAATACCGCCTATTGCGATGAATAAAATTAAACTAATTGGATCCATAATCGAAACCTCCTTATTCTTCCTCATATGGCCCAAATTGGTTTCTTGCAAATACTTCTAAATAGTTATCCATAATAACTAATAAGATAACAATGATAATACCTACAACAATACCACCATATATTCCGAAAACAACTGTATTCCAGAAACTAAAGAATACAACAAGACCGAAACAGAAACCAGTAATTGGTCCACCAAATTTAGCACAGAAGTTTACAACATCCATAGAGTTTTTAGCACCCATTGGAGCTTTAGTAACAATATCTCCTTGAATAGCTACAGGAGTTCCTCCACCAAATTCGAATTTTTGATATTCGCTTTCTGCACCATAGTGAACATCCCCGGTTGAAGAACCGATAGCACCAAGAGCAATACCCCAGAGCATTGCTAAGAGAGGTAATGGGAATACATGTAATGCAGCACCATTAATTGGAATAGTCATTAAATAAGAAATTCCAACAATACAAAAACTAGTTATAAATCCGTGACCTACGATAGGTCCTAAAGATTGAGTTAATACATCCATAAATAATGGTTGTTCAAATTGAGATTGTCCAACAATCCTTCCCATGTGGGATGTAACAGTATAAATAGCGTGAACAAAAGCAGCGACACAAGCACCCATTGCGATAGCTACGATAGGCAACATACCTAAAGACATTACTATGTATGCAATAGCACCAGCAACACCACACCAAACACCATAAGCGACTGGTTCACCAGAAGCCGCCTTGTTTATCATACGATGTAAATGTCCCATTTGTGGAGCAAGTTGAACTTGGGAGTTAGGGTTACTTTGAGAACCGATATCAGATTCTAAGTCCTCTGCAGCCCCTCCGATAGTAGCAACTGCACCCATTAATGCAACTACACCTAATGTTACAGGGTCCATAATTTTTTTCCTCCATATTTTTATTAAATTGATCATTTAATAAACGTGAAATAATTGATTTTTGTTCCTTACAAAAATCGCGTCAAACTTATAATTTTACTAATATGATATATTCTTAAATCATTAATATAAATGTTTTTGGGAATTTTAATTCAAGAATAGAAATTTATATAAAATAATAGATAGGTGAAAAGACACCTATCTACGTGTTTATCTATCTATTTTGCCGGAGTAATGACAGTTCTCTCACCAGCAGGTTCGAATTCTCTTAATGCACCTTTAGCAAATTCAGCACGTACTTGACTGAAGTCGAAAGCTAAGTTTTTGTCAGCAAATGCGATTTTTACTAATGGGTTGAAAGCCCAAGCGTCTCCACGAGCGGAGTGAGGTGCTTGTGCAATACCTGCGTATTCACCTTGGTGACCTACGTTCATTGCATAGTTAGGATAGTTTGGTCCTCTCATTTCGAGTGGTAAACCTTCATCATTTCTGATGGAGAATACATTAGCAGCACCACATTGGTCTTGTAAATCGAAACCGTAGAATCCTAATCTGGAGTGTTGTTCTTTGTGTAAGTACATGGATAAGTACCATGCGCTTAAACCAGTTTGTGCATTACCAGTAGCGAATGCAGTTGAACAACCAGCTGCTGCGGAAATAACAGAAGCTCTTTGAGATCCACCGAAGTGAGTTTCGAGTAATGCTGGGTATTCTTCATATTGTTCTAATGCATAGAATGCAACTTCAGTACCTACATCAAGAACGGTGTCCATGTCATTAGGTGCTGAACATAAGTCGCCGAATTTGTCTTCGACATAGTCTTTACCATAGTAGGTAAAGTCATCTAATACGTTATCAGTGTATGCTGCGGTAGCATATTGAGTGAAACCTACACCACCAGACATGTAAGAACCTAACCAGATTTGGTCGTATAAAGCAGCACCTAAAGCTACTACTTCTAAGGTTGATCTTACAGGGTCATCAGGGTAAGCTCTGGAACCTTGACAGATATCTGCCATGAATCCAAATGGAACTCCACCAAGTTCGTTTTCTGCTCTTGCTCTTCTTACAGGTAAGTAAGTACCCATGTGAACAACTTCTGCGTGTTTAGATGCGTATGCGAAGTCACCAGTTGCTCCTTCACCAGCACATTGGTTGTATGCGGAAATCATTGACATACCAATTTGCATAGCGGACCATCTGGAAGTTGTACCACCGTCACAAACTCTTCCTACAATGGAAGGGATTCTAACAGCTTGCCATACAGCTCCACCTACTTCAGCTTTTAAAGCTTCAGCTTGTTCTTCTGGGAACTCTTTGTTAATGTCTAATACAAATGCAGAATCAATTTCATCAGCTAATTCATCGTCACCGGTGAAAACTTTTACATAGGAGTCTTGTACGACTAATGGGTCAGTTTCTACCATGTGTTCTTGAACTACTGCTGCACCAGGCATAGCGTGGTTAACAATTTCTAAGTAGTTTGTAATAGTTTCAGGAGTTACTTCAATACCTAATCTTTTTTCAAGAACGTTGTGAGCAGTGTTTAAACCTACAATTACAGTTCTTCTAACGTCATCCCAAGCTTGTTGGATAGCTGCGTTGTTGATGAAGTGTAAATCATCACCTTCAACAAAAGTATCAGTAGTAGATAATTGGTAAGACATTAAAGCTCTTTGACCTAAAGGAGTACCAATGTCTGGGTTGTACATTGGAATTCCTCTTTTCTCAGCGATTTCTTTACCCTCATTTACAAATGCAGTTTTTCTTTCAGATTGAGTCCAACCGCCCATGTTATAAAATTGGGTGGACTTTTCGGTTGGGTCTTCACTGAATTTTTGTTTCATTGCATCTAAAAATTTTTTATCAGCCATGTTAATTACCATCCTGCGTTTGGATCATATGCACCGAATGATCTAGAAACGTGAATTCTTTGACATACTTCAACAGCGTCTACATCATCTCTGTATGCTTCACCATCTATTCTATAAATAGTGGTTTTTTGTTTTAATGTTTCTTCGTCTAATGGTTCACCTAAGACTACTGGTTCATCTAATTCTTTACCAATTTGGTCTTTTACCATTTCAACATTACCAGTTTCTTTATTGAATACTTGTCTTCTGAGCATATCAAACATTAAACCGTTTTCGTCTAATCTTAAAGAGTGACCGTGTACACCTGCACCTCTAATACCGGTTCTTGCAGTATCGAAGTATTCGGTTTCTAAGAGGTATTTGGATAATCTTTCGATATCTCTTTCTCTTGCTTCGATTACTTGTCTTCCGGATAATGTACCAGTATCGATTCCTCTAAATCTACATAAGTAAGATCTTGCTCTTAAGAAAGGTTGAGCTGGAGCGAAGTACATAGAGTCTACAAATTGGATGTATCTAATCCTGTCCCCTGCTTTTGCACCGTCAATAGGGGTTACTAATTCTCTTACAACATCATCAGGCTCATCCATTTCGTCTAATGGTGGGTGAACAGACTTATATTCTTCACCTGGAGCTCTGTGACCTAATATTTTTACTACGTCTTCATCAGAGATTTCTCTTAACTTTTCTAATTCATATTCTGGATCACAAAAGTTTCTTCTGTTTTGAGCAACCTGAGAAGTACCTGGATAAATTTGTGCCATAATTATGCATCTCCTAATGCTAATTTAACTTTTCTAATAATTTCATCTAATTTTTCCTGTGAAACTGTTTCTCCGCGGATAACTCCTGTTACTATATCTTGGATAGTGCCCTGAGTTTTAATATCTTCATCTGAAGGCATGACTTTGGAAGTTTTTACTCCAATTTTAGCAAAATCTTCACAATCAACTGGTGATTCACATATGATTACACAAGGTTTGTTAACATTCCTTAAAATTAATCTTGCTTTGTAAATAATGTGATTTGCAACCCCTCCTAAATGAATAACAATTAACTTGAAATTACTTAATTGTTCGATTTCTTTATCAGTAATTCCAAATAAAGTTCCTCCAGTAACTGGAGCGTCATGAGGAACACCAGCACCTGCATTCAATACAAGAGTGCTTGTTAAAACATTTGCTTCACGTAAACCGAAAGTGATTTCGCAAACTGGTTTAGTAATGTGTCTGCGTCCAGGAGACATAGCTACTGCACATACGTCATCACCACATTCAGCAAAAGTCCCTCTTTGAGCAAGACTTCCGCCTTTTCCCATACCGCTTGCTTCTCTACAATCAACTACGTGTGTACATCTGCC
The genomic region above belongs to Methanobrevibacter sp. and contains:
- the mcrA gene encoding coenzyme-B sulfoethylthiotransferase subunit alpha, which encodes MADKKFLDAMKQKFSEDPTEKSTQFYNMGGWTQSERKTAFVNEGKEIAEKRGIPMYNPDIGTPLGQRALMSYQLSTTDTFVEGDDLHFINNAAIQQAWDDVRRTVIVGLNTAHNVLEKRLGIEVTPETITNYLEIVNHAMPGAAVVQEHMVETDPLVVQDSYVKVFTGDDELADEIDSAFVLDINKEFPEEQAEALKAEVGGAVWQAVRIPSIVGRVCDGGTTSRWSAMQIGMSMISAYNQCAGEGATGDFAYASKHAEVVHMGTYLPVRRARAENELGGVPFGFMADICQGSRAYPDDPVRSTLEVVALGAALYDQIWLGSYMSGGVGFTQYATAAYTDNVLDDFTYYGKDYVEDKFGDLCSAPNDMDTVLDVGTEVAFYALEQYEEYPALLETHFGGSQRASVISAAAGCSTAFATGNAQTGLSAWYLSMYLHKEQHSRLGFYGFDLQDQCGAANVFSIRNDEGLPLEMRGPNYPNYAMNVGHQGEYAGIAQAPHSARGDAWAFNPLVKIAFADKNLAFDFSQVRAEFAKGALREFEPAGERTVITPAK
- the mcrG gene encoding coenzyme-B sulfoethylthiotransferase subunit gamma; this translates as MAQIYPGTSQVAQNRRNFCDPEYELEKLREISDEDVVKILGHRAPGEEYKSVHPPLDEMDEPDDVVRELVTPIDGAKAGDRIRYIQFVDSMYFAPAQPFLRARSYLCRFRGIDTGTLSGRQVIEARERDIERLSKYLLETEYFDTARTGIRGAGVHGHSLRLDENGLMFDMLRRQVFNKETGNVEMVKDQIGKELDEPVVLGEPLDEETLKQKTTIYRIDGEAYRDDVDAVEVCQRIHVSRSFGAYDPNAGW
- the mcrC gene encoding methyl-coenzyme M reductase I operon protein C, which translates into the protein MIGRCTHVVDCREASGMGKGGSLAQRGTFAECGDDVCAVAMSPGRRHITKPVCEITFGLREANVLTSTLVLNAGAGVPHDAPVTGGTLFGITDKEIEQLSNFKLIVIHLGGVANHIIYKARLILRNVNKPCVIICESPVDCEDFAKIGVKTSKVMPSDEDIKTQGTIQDIVTGVIRGETVSQEKLDEIIRKVKLALGDA